One part of the Priestia aryabhattai genome encodes these proteins:
- a CDS encoding aspartate/glutamate racemase family protein produces the protein MKTIGLLGGMSWESSSEYYRIINQTVNRKLGGHHSAKSVMYSVDFEEIKKLQHHDRWDEATELMIRGAQYIEKGGADFLVICTNTMHKMASDIQKDISIPILHIADATAKRIKDQGISRVGLLGTKFTMEEDFYKGRLIANHNLKVNIPREKECQIVHDIIYKELCLGKIDSDSKSAYQKIINGLINDGIEGAILGCTEISLLINQSDISIPIFDTTEIHAQTAVDWAVGMS, from the coding sequence TTGAAAACAATAGGCTTATTAGGTGGAATGAGTTGGGAATCATCAAGTGAGTACTACAGAATTATTAATCAAACAGTAAATAGAAAGTTAGGAGGACATCACTCTGCTAAAAGTGTGATGTATTCTGTAGATTTTGAAGAAATAAAAAAATTACAACATCATGATAGATGGGATGAGGCAACAGAATTAATGATTAGAGGAGCTCAATATATTGAAAAAGGTGGAGCCGACTTTTTAGTTATCTGTACAAATACCATGCATAAAATGGCAAGTGATATTCAGAAAGATATTAGTATTCCTATTCTACATATTGCAGATGCCACAGCTAAGAGAATAAAAGATCAAGGGATTAGTAGAGTCGGGTTGCTTGGAACAAAGTTTACGATGGAAGAGGACTTTTATAAAGGTCGACTTATAGCTAATCATAATCTTAAAGTTAATATCCCCCGTGAAAAAGAGTGTCAAATTGTACATGATATTATTTACAAAGAATTGTGCTTAGGAAAAATTGACTCAGATTCCAAAAGTGCATATCAAAAAATTATAAATGGTTTAATCAACGATGGAATAGAAGGAGCTATATTAGGTTGTACTGAAATTTCCTTACTAATTAATCAGAGTGATATCTCGATACCTATATTCGATACAACGGAAATACATGCACAAACAGCAGTTGATTGGGCGGTAGGGATGTCTTAA
- a CDS encoding SMI1/KNR4 family protein produces the protein MKKEFYQSENFWSDDSKYKRIDYPINDEIIKKTEIILDVKLPSSLVDLMKIKNGGGLNYPYFILPDGDTESIPYGERARISEIDPIHFENDDMSILSSEELLKEVKLTGKFVVLWTDFHYWVVLDYRSRSQDPAVIYIAENFSASTYDTTEWEHIKIADTFDDFLKQLFRVPPLEPKQLKISYSRKE, from the coding sequence TTGAAAAAAGAATTTTATCAGAGCGAAAACTTTTGGAGCGACGATAGTAAATATAAGCGTATAGATTATCCGATAAATGATGAAATAATAAAGAAAACCGAAATTATTTTAGACGTTAAGTTACCTAGTTCATTAGTGGATTTAATGAAAATAAAAAATGGTGGGGGATTAAACTATCCATACTTTATATTACCCGATGGAGATACAGAAAGCATTCCTTATGGGGAAAGGGCAAGGATTAGTGAGATTGATCCTATACATTTTGAAAATGATGATATGAGTATCTTGTCTTCCGAAGAATTATTAAAAGAAGTCAAACTCACCGGTAAATTTGTGGTGTTGTGGACTGATTTTCACTATTGGGTCGTGTTAGATTACCGTAGTAGATCACAAGACCCTGCTGTTATATATATCGCAGAAAACTTCTCAGCTTCAACATACGATACTACAGAATGGGAGCATATCAAAATAGCAGACACTTTCGATGATTTTCTAAAGCAATTATTTCGTGTACCCCCATTAGAGCCAAAACAATTAAAAATTAGTTATAGTCGCAAAGAATGA